A single genomic interval of Malania oleifera isolate guangnan ecotype guangnan chromosome 11, ASM2987363v1, whole genome shotgun sequence harbors:
- the LOC131168415 gene encoding mitochondrial import inner membrane translocase subunit TIM14-1-like isoform X3: MGTPLLAGLAIAAAALAGRYSIQAWQAFKARPPKPRMRKFYEGGFQQTMTRREAAQILGIRENATADKIKEAHRKVMVANHPDAGGSHYLASKINEAKDVMLGKGKNSGSPF; this comes from the exons GGTACACCGCTACTAGCAGGACTTGCAATTGCTGCTGCTGCCCTTGCAGGTAGATATAGCATCCAGGCTTGGCAAGCATTCAAAGCTAGGCCACCAAAACCCAGAATGCGCAAATTTTACGAAGGTGGTTTCCAGCAAACAATGACAAGAAGGGAAGCTGCTCAAATTCTTGGAATTAG ggAAAATGCAACTGCAGATAAGATTAAGGAAGCACATAGGAAGGTGATGGTTGCAAATCATCCAGATGCAGGTGGGAGCCATTATCTCGCTTCTAAAATTAATGAAGCAAAAGATGTGATGCTTGGAAAAGGCAAGAACAGTGGGTCTCCATTTTGA
- the LOC131168415 gene encoding mitochondrial import inner membrane translocase subunit TIM14-1-like isoform X2 produces MICVIQGTPLLAGLAIAAAALAGRYSIQAWQAFKARPPKPRMRKFYEGGFQQTMTRREAAQILGIRENATADKIKEAHRKVMVANHPDAGGSHYLASKINEAKDVMLGKGKNSGSPF; encoded by the exons GGTACACCGCTACTAGCAGGACTTGCAATTGCTGCTGCTGCCCTTGCAGGTAGATATAGCATCCAGGCTTGGCAAGCATTCAAAGCTAGGCCACCAAAACCCAGAATGCGCAAATTTTACGAAGGTGGTTTCCAGCAAACAATGACAAGAAGGGAAGCTGCTCAAATTCTTGGAATTAG ggAAAATGCAACTGCAGATAAGATTAAGGAAGCACATAGGAAGGTGATGGTTGCAAATCATCCAGATGCAGGTGGGAGCCATTATCTCGCTTCTAAAATTAATGAAGCAAAAGATGTGATGCTTGGAAAAGGCAAGAACAGTGGGTCTCCATTTTGA